In one Bradyrhizobium sp. 4 genomic region, the following are encoded:
- a CDS encoding Crp/Fnr family transcriptional regulator encodes MNNAEIFEPFLARLRVSTEIDEEDEVAIRHLPITVKRMAGGQPVVSLGDRPSACCLVVDGFILRSKIVGNGHRQIMAFHQPGDIPDLQGLFLHVMDHDVSTLGDSVLGFIPHAAVRSLIRKRPNVAEALWRDTLTDAAVFREWICNVGQREATSRVAHLVLELYTRLKAIGRADGLSFDFPASQALLADAVGTSVVHMNRVVQQLRAQRVLDLERGRISILDEARLREIADFDVLYLHLNPSL; translated from the coding sequence ATGAATAACGCGGAAATTTTCGAACCTTTCTTGGCGCGGTTGCGGGTCAGCACCGAAATTGACGAAGAGGACGAGGTCGCTATCCGTCATCTGCCAATCACGGTGAAGCGGATGGCTGGTGGTCAACCGGTCGTTTCTCTCGGAGATCGACCTTCCGCATGCTGCCTTGTCGTTGATGGCTTTATCCTGAGATCAAAGATCGTCGGCAATGGCCACCGCCAAATCATGGCCTTTCACCAACCCGGCGACATTCCCGATCTGCAGGGGCTCTTTCTGCATGTGATGGACCATGACGTCAGCACGCTTGGCGATAGCGTTCTCGGCTTCATTCCGCATGCAGCGGTGCGCTCACTTATAAGAAAGCGGCCCAACGTGGCCGAAGCGCTTTGGCGCGATACACTGACCGACGCCGCGGTCTTCCGGGAGTGGATTTGCAACGTTGGTCAACGCGAAGCCACAAGCCGCGTGGCGCATCTCGTGCTTGAGCTTTACACCAGATTGAAGGCGATCGGCCGAGCGGACGGCTTGTCCTTCGATTTTCCGGCCTCTCAGGCACTCCTCGCCGACGCCGTCGGCACCAGTGTGGTTCACATGAATCGCGTCGTTCAGCAGTTGCGTGCTCAGCGCGTGTTGGACCTGGAGCGGGGAAGAATATCGATCCTTGACGAAGCCAGGTTGCGCGAAATAGCAGACTTCGACGTGCTTTATCTGCATCTCAATCCGTCGCTCTGA
- a CDS encoding class I SAM-dependent methyltransferase produces the protein MISKRPPVLAHERFVADRDKFAGLDLAARFERIEKTNLWGAATSVSGLGSEDHATAAIREVLPPLLQRLGARSLLDAPCGDAGWIGRMKLDLDYTGIDIVPSLIEANRQRVAAGELSGRFLVADITRDALPRADIVLCRDCLVHLSFDNIVRAVANFRATGAHFLLVTTFPEWGGNRDCEDGDWRALNMEKVPFDWPAPRELINERCEEGGGGWRDKSLGLWRLDQL, from the coding sequence ATGATCTCCAAGCGTCCACCCGTGCTCGCCCATGAGCGGTTCGTCGCCGACCGCGATAAATTCGCGGGCCTCGATCTGGCCGCGCGGTTCGAGCGCATCGAAAAGACGAACCTGTGGGGTGCGGCGACCTCGGTGTCCGGCCTCGGCTCGGAGGATCACGCGACCGCCGCGATCCGTGAGGTGCTTCCTCCGCTGTTGCAACGGCTCGGCGCGCGCTCGCTGCTCGACGCGCCCTGCGGGGACGCGGGCTGGATCGGCCGCATGAAGCTGGATCTCGACTACACCGGCATCGACATCGTGCCGTCATTGATCGAAGCCAATCGCCAGCGCGTCGCGGCCGGCGAGTTGTCAGGCCGGTTTCTCGTTGCCGACATCACGCGCGATGCACTGCCGCGCGCGGATATCGTTCTGTGCCGGGACTGCCTGGTGCATTTGAGCTTCGACAACATCGTTCGCGCCGTCGCGAACTTTCGCGCCACCGGCGCGCATTTCCTGCTGGTCACGACGTTTCCCGAATGGGGCGGCAATCGAGATTGCGAGGACGGGGACTGGCGCGCACTGAACATGGAGAAGGTGCCGTTCGACTGGCCGGCACCGCGCGAGCTGATCAACGAGCGTTGCGAGGAGGGCGGTGGCGGCTGGCGCGACAAGAGCCTCGGGCTGTGGCGGCTCGATCAATTGTAG
- a CDS encoding serine hydrolase domain-containing protein has protein sequence MDNWLRSAIEYIGSWIEFQHTTIQQPGVIVAFAHRGEIVAEHAFGLANLDTGEKLTPRHRFRIASHSKSFTSAGIMKLREQRKLRLDDPIGQYVAGLHPRVAGTTIAQVLSHSAGLTRDGADSGQFIDSRPYLDASELLAELKLPTAIEPGTRFKYSNHGFGLIGLVIEAVTKEPYRTWIKREIIEPADLRETEPDAPLPKGASFARGHTRKLPYGERCVIPGDNPAHAMASAAGFIATAADTARFYAQLAPNAKKSMLSVASRREMTRNHWRVPQSFEAYYGLGVNAGKTDGWDWFGHGGGFQGYISRTCCIPACELAISILSNSIDGAAPFWMDGAMQILRVFQTRGAPDRRVRDWTGRWWTIWGANDLVPLGNRVLVANPQFNNPFMDAAEIEVTGRDTGKLAWAAGYSSHGEPVRRVRNKRGKVSDVWIAGANIKPAAVVAREIARRYKPRKRRPTPE, from the coding sequence ATGGACAATTGGCTGCGATCCGCAATCGAGTACATCGGCTCCTGGATCGAATTCCAGCACACCACAATCCAGCAGCCGGGCGTGATCGTCGCATTCGCCCATCGCGGCGAAATCGTCGCCGAGCACGCGTTCGGCCTCGCCAATCTCGACACCGGCGAGAAGCTCACCCCGCGCCACCGCTTCCGCATCGCCTCGCATTCGAAGAGCTTTACCTCGGCCGGCATCATGAAGCTGCGCGAGCAGCGCAAGCTCCGGCTCGACGATCCCATCGGCCAATATGTCGCCGGCCTGCATCCGCGCGTCGCCGGAACGACGATTGCGCAAGTGCTCTCGCACAGCGCAGGACTGACGCGCGACGGCGCCGATTCCGGCCAGTTCATCGACAGCCGTCCCTATCTCGACGCTAGCGAGCTGCTCGCGGAATTGAAGCTGCCGACCGCGATCGAGCCGGGCACACGCTTCAAATATTCCAACCACGGCTTTGGGCTGATCGGTCTCGTCATCGAAGCCGTGACCAAGGAGCCTTACCGCACCTGGATCAAGCGCGAGATCATCGAACCTGCGGACCTGCGCGAGACCGAGCCGGACGCGCCGCTTCCCAAGGGCGCATCGTTCGCGCGCGGCCACACCCGCAAGCTGCCGTATGGGGAGCGATGCGTGATCCCCGGCGACAATCCCGCGCACGCGATGGCCTCCGCCGCCGGCTTCATCGCGACCGCCGCCGATACCGCCCGCTTCTACGCACAGCTCGCGCCCAATGCGAAAAAGAGCATGCTATCGGTCGCGAGCCGCCGCGAGATGACGCGAAACCATTGGCGCGTGCCGCAAAGCTTCGAGGCCTATTACGGCCTCGGCGTCAACGCCGGCAAAACCGACGGCTGGGATTGGTTCGGCCATGGCGGCGGCTTTCAAGGTTACATCTCGCGGACCTGCTGCATCCCCGCTTGCGAACTCGCGATCAGCATCCTCAGCAACTCCATCGACGGCGCGGCGCCGTTCTGGATGGACGGCGCGATGCAGATCCTGCGCGTCTTCCAGACCCGTGGCGCACCCGACCGGCGCGTGCGCGACTGGACCGGTCGCTGGTGGACGATCTGGGGCGCGAACGACCTCGTGCCGCTCGGCAACCGCGTGCTGGTCGCCAATCCCCAGTTCAACAACCCGTTCATGGACGCCGCCGAGATCGAGGTCACCGGCCGCGACACCGGCAAGCTCGCCTGGGCCGCCGGCTACTCCAGCCATGGCGAGCCGGTGCGCCGCGTCCGCAACAAGCGTGGCAAGGTCAGCGACGTCTGGATCGCGGGCGCCAACATCAAGCCTGCGGCCGTCGTAGCCCGCGAGATCGCGCGGAGATACAAGCCGCGCAAGCGACGGCCTACTCCCGAATGA
- a CDS encoding peptidase S10: MATNMPALRRATLVLVVSAFALAGFARADDPPQPRAEAAAAAGQKGGRGGAQSASQNASSSAELHRLPSDSTTKQTIDLPGRTLNFAATAGSIRVFDGKGEPLADIAYTSYELDGADRATRPVTFLFNGGPGASSAWLQFGAAGPWRLPLDGEALSPSASPEVKPNAETWLDFTDLVFIDPVSTGYSRFVATGDDARKSFYSVDGDVNSIALVIRRWLEKHDRLTSPKYVAGESYGGIRGPKVVRQLQLQHGVGVRGLILVSPLLDFREFTGTSLLQYVATLPSYVAVTREAKGPVKRADLADVEAYARGEFLADLVKGEADKEATNRLADKVAELTGIDQAVSRRLAGRFDVGEFRREFDRKNGKITGRYDGSVRGFDPYPDSSSSRFGDPSGDALQAPLTSAAVDLLTHKLNWRPDGSYEVLNGAVEGHWDFGRGINPPQSVSELRQILATDAKLNVLVAHGLFDLATPYFGSKRVLDQLPAFATQRVKFVVYPGGHMFYSRDGSRQALRSEVETLIRE, encoded by the coding sequence ATGGCCACGAATATGCCGGCGCTCCGCCGCGCGACCCTGGTGCTGGTGGTGTCGGCATTCGCGCTCGCAGGATTTGCGCGCGCCGACGATCCGCCGCAGCCGCGCGCCGAGGCGGCGGCAGCGGCCGGACAGAAGGGCGGGCGCGGCGGCGCACAAAGCGCGTCGCAGAATGCATCGTCATCCGCCGAGCTGCACCGTCTTCCGTCGGATTCGACCACGAAGCAGACGATCGATCTTCCCGGCCGCACCCTCAATTTCGCAGCGACCGCCGGATCGATCCGCGTGTTCGACGGCAAGGGCGAGCCGCTGGCCGACATCGCCTATACATCCTATGAGCTCGACGGCGCCGACCGTGCCACGCGCCCTGTGACGTTCCTGTTCAATGGCGGGCCCGGTGCGTCCTCGGCATGGCTCCAGTTCGGCGCGGCGGGGCCGTGGCGGCTGCCGCTCGATGGCGAAGCCCTGTCGCCGTCCGCCTCGCCCGAGGTGAAGCCTAACGCGGAGACCTGGCTCGATTTCACCGATCTCGTCTTCATCGACCCCGTCAGCACGGGCTATAGCCGCTTTGTCGCGACCGGCGATGACGCGCGCAAATCGTTCTACTCCGTTGACGGTGACGTCAATTCGATCGCGCTCGTGATCCGCCGCTGGCTCGAGAAGCACGACCGGCTGACCTCGCCGAAATACGTCGCCGGCGAAAGCTATGGCGGCATTCGCGGGCCGAAGGTGGTGCGCCAGTTGCAGCTCCAGCACGGCGTCGGCGTCAGGGGATTGATCCTGGTGTCGCCGCTCCTGGACTTCCGCGAGTTCACCGGCACCAGCCTCCTGCAATATGTCGCGACGCTGCCGAGCTATGTCGCGGTGACGCGCGAGGCGAAAGGCCCGGTCAAGCGCGCCGATCTCGCCGACGTCGAGGCTTACGCGCGCGGCGAATTCCTGGCCGACCTCGTCAAGGGCGAGGCGGACAAGGAGGCGACCAATCGTCTTGCCGACAAGGTCGCCGAGCTCACCGGCATCGACCAGGCGGTGAGCCGCCGGCTTGCCGGCCGCTTCGACGTCGGCGAATTCCGCCGAGAATTCGACCGCAAGAACGGCAAGATCACGGGACGCTACGATGGCTCGGTCCGCGGCTTCGATCCCTATCCGGATTCGAGCAGCTCGCGGTTCGGTGATCCCTCCGGCGATGCGCTGCAGGCGCCGCTGACGAGTGCCGCGGTTGACCTGTTGACACACAAGCTCAATTGGCGGCCCGATGGCTCCTACGAGGTGTTGAACGGCGCCGTCGAGGGTCACTGGGATTTCGGCCGCGGCATCAACCCGCCGCAGTCGGTCTCCGAGCTGCGCCAGATCCTCGCCACGGATGCGAAGCTGAACGTGCTGGTCGCGCACGGCCTGTTCGATCTCGCCACGCCCTATTTCGGATCGAAGCGGGTGCTCGACCAGTTGCCGGCCTTCGCAACACAGCGTGTCAAGTTCGTGGTCTATCCCGGCGGCCACATGTTCTATTCGCGCGACGGCTCGCGACAGGCGCTTCGGAGCGAGGTCGAGACGCTCATTCGGGAGTAG
- a CDS encoding HAMP domain-containing methyl-accepting chemotaxis protein — protein MSVLNNLKIVWKVALIVAVMGFAMVAVAGFGTRELSATVDGFAELSAAQSSALNLTRAQRRAETYHAALYAVFTEATEAGNANRLKTATQNRDEIRQYLEAAEQDDPARASQIKSIGDQLKAVFAGCDPVLKAGSLASSPEENAKASERAHKECDPVMDAALGRIAQFVGETAQAVAKRKDAINRDARSATWTVIGVSAGGLILGIAIALFIGLNAMSRPIARLKLAMEGLARNDLKTEVPETDRRDEIGDMARTVEIFKTNGIEVERLKASQVEVEKQASDQRKRDMVNLADGFERAVGEIIETVGSASTELEASSSTLATTAQRAQELTSVVAVASGEATSNVQSVATATEELSSSVNEISRQVQESARMAGEAVTQARTTTVRVSELSVAATRIGDVVELINTIAGQTNLLALNATIEAARAGEAGRGFAVVAAEVKTLAEQTAKATGEISQQISGIQTATQESVNAIRDISTTIERLSEVSSTIAAAVEEQGAATQEISRNVQQAAHGTQQVSTNIADVQRGAAETGSASSQVLSTAKMLATDSNRLKDEVGKFLRTVRTA, from the coding sequence ATGAGCGTTTTGAACAATCTGAAAATCGTGTGGAAGGTCGCGCTGATCGTCGCCGTGATGGGCTTTGCCATGGTCGCCGTCGCGGGCTTCGGCACGCGCGAGCTCTCGGCAACGGTCGACGGCTTCGCCGAGCTTTCCGCAGCACAATCCTCAGCGCTCAACCTGACGCGAGCCCAGCGCCGCGCAGAGACCTATCATGCCGCGCTCTATGCGGTCTTCACAGAGGCGACGGAGGCGGGCAACGCCAACCGTCTCAAGACCGCGACCCAGAACCGCGATGAAATCCGCCAATACCTCGAGGCAGCCGAGCAGGACGATCCCGCGCGCGCGAGCCAGATCAAGAGCATCGGCGACCAGTTGAAAGCCGTGTTCGCCGGCTGCGATCCGGTGCTGAAGGCAGGCTCACTCGCAAGCAGCCCGGAAGAGAACGCCAAGGCATCCGAACGCGCGCACAAGGAGTGCGACCCGGTGATGGATGCGGCCCTGGGGCGCATTGCCCAGTTCGTGGGCGAGACCGCACAGGCGGTCGCCAAGCGCAAGGACGCCATCAACCGCGATGCCAGATCCGCGACCTGGACCGTGATCGGCGTCAGCGCCGGCGGCCTGATCCTGGGGATCGCGATTGCGCTGTTCATCGGCCTTAATGCGATGTCACGGCCGATTGCCCGCCTCAAGCTCGCCATGGAGGGCCTTGCCCGCAACGATCTCAAGACCGAGGTGCCTGAGACGGACCGGCGCGACGAGATCGGCGACATGGCCAGGACGGTCGAAATCTTCAAAACCAACGGGATCGAGGTCGAGCGCCTCAAGGCTTCGCAGGTCGAAGTGGAGAAGCAGGCCTCCGATCAGCGCAAGCGCGATATGGTCAACCTTGCCGACGGCTTTGAGCGCGCGGTCGGCGAGATCATCGAGACAGTAGGCTCGGCGTCCACCGAGCTCGAAGCGTCGTCCTCGACGTTGGCCACCACCGCGCAGCGTGCGCAGGAGCTCACCTCGGTCGTCGCGGTCGCCTCGGGTGAAGCCACCAGCAACGTGCAGTCGGTTGCGACCGCCACGGAGGAGCTGTCCTCCTCGGTCAACGAGATCAGCCGCCAGGTGCAGGAATCCGCACGGATGGCTGGCGAGGCCGTCACCCAGGCCCGCACCACGACGGTGCGCGTCAGCGAGCTCTCGGTTGCGGCGACGCGCATCGGCGACGTCGTCGAGCTGATCAACACCATTGCCGGCCAGACCAACCTCCTGGCGCTCAACGCCACGATCGAGGCGGCACGTGCCGGCGAGGCCGGCCGCGGCTTCGCGGTCGTCGCCGCCGAGGTGAAGACGCTGGCCGAGCAGACGGCCAAGGCGACCGGCGAGATCAGCCAGCAGATTTCCGGCATCCAGACCGCGACCCAGGAATCCGTCAACGCGATCCGCGACATCTCCACGACGATCGAGCGGCTCTCGGAGGTGTCGTCGACCATTGCCGCAGCCGTCGAGGAGCAGGGCGCCGCGACCCAGGAGATCTCGCGCAACGTGCAGCAGGCCGCCCACGGCACCCAGCAGGTCTCCACCAACATCGCCGACGTACAGCGCGGTGCGGCCGAGACCGGCTCGGCCTCCTCGCAGGTGCTTTCCACCGCCAAGATGCTGGCGACCGACAGCAACCGGCTGAAGGACGAAGTCGGAAAATTCCTCCGAACGGTGCGCACCGCCTAA
- a CDS encoding outer membrane protein, with protein MKRILLGAVALLALAAPAAAADMQARTYTKAPAYTPPQVIYNWTGFYIGGHVGGAFAGDSSFQSSDARFLGGVQGGFDYQFAPNWVMGIEAQYSWLPTNNGGATFPLGTQVTSNTDQLGSVTGRIGYTWGPALLYAKGGYAWRNGGLGVNVAGVPQPFTATGNSKDGYTVGAGLEYMFAPNWSAKAEYQYYNFGSTTITSGPADVVGVRGREDEHTVKVGVNYRFGWGGPAASRY; from the coding sequence ATGAAAAGGATTTTGCTGGGTGCGGTTGCCCTGCTTGCGCTGGCCGCGCCGGCTGCCGCAGCCGACATGCAGGCGCGCACCTACACCAAGGCTCCGGCCTACACGCCGCCGCAGGTGATCTACAACTGGACCGGCTTCTACATCGGCGGCCATGTCGGCGGCGCCTTTGCCGGCGACAGCAGCTTCCAGTCGAGCGACGCGCGCTTCCTCGGCGGTGTCCAGGGCGGCTTCGACTACCAGTTCGCGCCCAATTGGGTCATGGGTATCGAGGCGCAGTATTCCTGGCTGCCGACCAACAACGGCGGTGCCACGTTCCCGCTGGGCACGCAGGTGACCTCCAATACCGACCAGCTCGGCTCGGTGACCGGTCGCATCGGCTACACCTGGGGACCGGCGCTGCTTTACGCCAAGGGCGGTTATGCCTGGCGCAATGGCGGTCTTGGCGTGAATGTCGCCGGCGTGCCGCAGCCCTTCACCGCGACCGGGAACAGCAAGGACGGCTACACTGTCGGCGCTGGCCTCGAATATATGTTCGCGCCGAACTGGTCGGCCAAGGCCGAGTACCAGTACTACAACTTCGGCAGCACGACGATCACCTCCGGTCCGGCTGACGTCGTGGGCGTCCGCGGCCGGGAGGACGAGCATACCGTCAAGGTCGGCGTGAACTATCGCTTCGGCTGGGGCGGTCCGGCAGCCTCGCGCTACTGA
- a CDS encoding site-specific integrase: MAKLTDAAVLKKRPDPNKRIEIHDAGGLYLVIQPSGAKSWAFRYRFAGKSRKLTIGGYPSTDLAHARARAAAEHVRVQGGADPATEHMVASTAADDFATVAVQFLQRYAKPKNRGWKETARLIGLIPDPTNPSDDPATFVAHKDGAVKKWGHRKIADLTRADINRHLDGIVDRGSPIAANRVFAALRKMFGWAETRYALKANPCDRVERPSAEVSRDRILTDDELKSVWVAAGELEWPFGPFVQLLALTGQRLNEVAGMAWSELDLEKKLWTLPRGRVKNDKGHEVPLSAQAIKVIRSVPKVAGTDMLFTTTGDSPISGFSKTKATIDEQSGVTDWTFHDLRRTLASGMARLGINLPVIEKVLNHSSGSFRGIVGIYQRHSFADEKRAALDAWGRYVAGVIDGQTTTNVVPIRA; encoded by the coding sequence ATGGCAAAGCTCACCGACGCGGCGGTATTGAAGAAGCGGCCCGATCCGAACAAGCGAATTGAGATCCATGATGCTGGCGGGCTGTACCTCGTCATTCAGCCCTCCGGCGCCAAGAGCTGGGCCTTCCGCTATCGCTTCGCCGGCAAGTCCCGCAAGCTGACAATCGGCGGTTATCCGTCGACTGACCTAGCTCATGCGCGTGCACGCGCGGCGGCGGAGCATGTGAGGGTGCAGGGCGGAGCCGATCCCGCGACGGAGCACATGGTGGCCTCTACCGCTGCGGACGACTTCGCCACCGTCGCTGTGCAGTTCCTTCAGCGATATGCAAAGCCCAAGAACCGGGGGTGGAAGGAGACCGCTCGATTGATCGGCCTCATCCCCGATCCCACCAATCCGTCTGACGACCCGGCGACTTTCGTGGCGCACAAGGATGGTGCTGTGAAGAAATGGGGCCATCGGAAGATCGCCGATCTCACCCGGGCGGACATCAACCGGCACCTTGACGGTATCGTTGACCGGGGATCGCCGATCGCTGCCAACCGCGTGTTTGCAGCGCTCCGCAAAATGTTCGGCTGGGCGGAAACCCGCTACGCGCTTAAGGCCAATCCGTGCGACCGGGTAGAGCGTCCGAGCGCCGAGGTATCGCGAGACCGCATCCTGACCGACGACGAACTTAAAAGCGTATGGGTTGCGGCCGGCGAACTTGAATGGCCCTTCGGACCGTTCGTTCAACTTCTCGCCCTGACCGGACAGCGGTTGAATGAGGTGGCTGGCATGGCGTGGTCCGAGCTCGACCTAGAGAAGAAGCTTTGGACGCTGCCCAGGGGGCGCGTGAAGAACGACAAGGGCCACGAGGTGCCATTGAGCGCCCAAGCCATCAAGGTCATCAGGAGCGTTCCCAAGGTCGCTGGGACCGATATGCTTTTCACCACCACTGGAGACTCGCCGATCAGCGGGTTTTCAAAAACCAAGGCAACCATTGACGAGCAGTCGGGCGTCACTGATTGGACGTTCCATGACCTGCGGCGCACGTTGGCGTCCGGCATGGCCCGCCTTGGGATAAACCTTCCGGTCATTGAGAAGGTGCTGAACCATTCCTCTGGCAGCTTCCGTGGCATTGTGGGGATTTATCAGCGGCACTCTTTCGCCGATGAGAAGCGAGCGGCACTCGATGCATGGGGGCGATATGTCGCCGGGGTGATCGATGGGCAAACCACCACCAATGTGGTGCCCATCCGCGCCTAG
- a CDS encoding tetratricopeptide repeat protein has translation MRKLSTLLVPGLVAMTLAAGPALTSAYAAGGDTPSSPPASDTSTKKGKKKSSSVNDPKFLAAYRTAYTTIYDNHDYTGAIGQLKSLKRDDVADVANLIGYSYRKLGDYQSSKVYYELALKDDPNHVRTWQYYGLWQLEQGNREQAQYHLNKLASLAGTDSSEYRSLATALDKPTGATLVY, from the coding sequence ATGCGAAAACTCTCAACGCTTCTTGTGCCGGGACTTGTCGCCATGACATTGGCGGCCGGGCCGGCTCTGACCAGCGCCTATGCCGCAGGTGGCGACACCCCCTCGTCGCCGCCGGCCTCGGACACCTCGACCAAAAAGGGCAAGAAGAAGAGCTCCTCCGTCAACGATCCGAAATTCCTTGCTGCCTATCGCACCGCCTACACCACGATCTACGACAATCACGACTACACTGGCGCGATCGGCCAGCTGAAGTCGCTCAAGCGCGACGACGTCGCCGACGTCGCCAATCTGATCGGCTACTCCTATCGCAAGCTCGGCGACTACCAGTCGTCGAAGGTCTATTACGAGCTGGCGCTGAAGGACGATCCGAACCACGTCCGCACCTGGCAGTATTACGGCCTCTGGCAGCTCGAGCAGGGCAACCGCGAGCAGGCGCAGTATCACCTGAACAAGCTCGCCTCGCTCGCCGGCACCGACAGCTCCGAATATCGTTCGCTCGCCACCGCGCTCGACAAGCCGACCGGAGCGACTCTCGTCTATTAA
- a CDS encoding GFA family protein, whose protein sequence is MIDAQCRCGALALSLPGPSSLVVACHCIDCQRRTGAPFGVGAFYPAEGVTISGTSKEYVRTAGSGGKVRSYFCPTCGSTVYWKADNLPAMIGVAVGAISVPNYPAPIRSVFEQSKHAWVEISGAEHFQQSSAPKHSK, encoded by the coding sequence ATGATCGATGCCCAATGCCGCTGCGGCGCTCTCGCGCTGTCGCTTCCAGGACCTTCCAGCCTCGTGGTCGCCTGCCACTGCATTGACTGCCAGCGTCGGACCGGCGCGCCGTTCGGGGTCGGTGCGTTCTATCCGGCGGAGGGCGTCACGATCTCAGGGACGTCGAAGGAGTACGTCCGGACAGCCGGAAGTGGCGGCAAGGTCCGCAGCTATTTTTGCCCCACGTGCGGTTCGACGGTCTATTGGAAGGCGGACAATCTGCCTGCGATGATCGGCGTTGCCGTGGGCGCGATCTCGGTTCCGAACTACCCGGCACCCATCCGCTCGGTTTTCGAACAGTCGAAACATGCCTGGGTGGAGATATCAGGCGCTGAGCACTTCCAGCAAAGCAGCGCACCGAAGCATTCGAAGTGA
- a CDS encoding DNA-binding protein — protein MYSPDDIYLKSTQVRTRYGDISDMTLFRWLRDPELAFPQPEYIRGRRFWRLHALEAYDSARASKHEAA, from the coding sequence ATGTACTCTCCCGACGACATCTATCTGAAAAGCACGCAGGTTCGGACTCGCTACGGCGATATTAGCGACATGACGCTATTTCGCTGGTTGCGCGACCCGGAGCTTGCTTTCCCCCAGCCGGAATACATTCGGGGCCGGCGGTTTTGGCGACTGCATGCGCTCGAAGCATATGACAGCGCTCGTGCATCCAAGCACGAGGCGGCATGA
- a CDS encoding AAA family ATPase produces the protein MTLKIKNQTSVADLTAAEARYEYSFLYRQLRGHDPDTTAKLLRMWAGRFVEMQREGLLPQDSDIEDSLFAHAFNLGLVDHYGPAEIDEIIKAGLGDAAATELEFARDRLKLFPASIWDGEPVPDPLWHVPGLIPAHTVTLLGGDGATGKSLLAQQLAIATALGKPWVGFDEIPQGRVVYFSAEDDEDELHRRFSRITHSYGATFADLDDLSVMPLAGEDAVLAAPNGRSNMIETTGLWKALDQVVGDIKPGLIVLDTLADLFGGDENQRAQARQFIGLLRGLAIRHRTTPVVLAHPSLSGMASGSGSSGNTGWSNSVRSRLYLERILVSDAGEKTRLAEPDETLRELSVKKANYAQKGQPIRLKWADGVFERQPDRQGLQTADRDMRAELVFMSLLRWHEQHGMNVSPKPSTSYAPAVFARHSDADGVTKRAFTRAMERLLSSRKIRIETIGPASRQTTRLSAYAE, from the coding sequence ATGACCTTAAAGATCAAAAACCAGACGAGTGTTGCCGACCTCACGGCTGCAGAGGCGCGCTACGAATACTCGTTCCTTTATCGGCAGCTTCGGGGGCACGACCCAGACACCACAGCGAAGCTGTTGCGGATGTGGGCGGGGCGTTTCGTCGAAATGCAGCGCGAGGGCTTGCTGCCGCAGGATTCCGACATAGAAGACAGCTTGTTCGCCCATGCCTTTAACCTGGGGCTGGTGGATCACTATGGACCGGCCGAGATCGACGAGATCATCAAGGCCGGGCTGGGGGATGCTGCCGCAACCGAGCTGGAGTTTGCGCGAGACCGGTTGAAGCTTTTCCCCGCTTCTATATGGGACGGTGAACCTGTCCCAGATCCTCTGTGGCACGTGCCTGGCCTCATTCCCGCGCACACCGTGACGCTGCTCGGCGGCGATGGCGCAACGGGCAAGAGCCTCCTGGCACAGCAGCTGGCGATTGCTACTGCGCTCGGGAAGCCCTGGGTCGGGTTCGATGAGATCCCGCAAGGGCGGGTTGTCTACTTCTCGGCGGAAGACGACGAGGACGAGCTCCACCGCCGGTTCTCTCGCATTACGCACTCATACGGGGCGACATTCGCCGACCTCGACGATTTGAGCGTGATGCCGCTGGCCGGCGAGGATGCGGTGTTAGCCGCGCCCAATGGGCGATCGAACATGATCGAAACCACAGGCTTATGGAAAGCGCTTGATCAGGTTGTCGGGGACATCAAGCCGGGCCTGATCGTGCTCGACACCCTCGCCGATCTCTTTGGGGGCGATGAGAACCAGCGCGCACAAGCTCGGCAGTTCATTGGGTTGCTGCGAGGCTTGGCGATCCGGCATCGCACTACGCCCGTTGTTCTGGCACATCCCAGCCTGTCTGGCATGGCTTCGGGCTCTGGATCATCAGGCAACACGGGCTGGTCAAATAGCGTCCGGTCTCGGTTGTATCTCGAACGCATTCTGGTGAGTGACGCAGGCGAGAAGACCCGGCTTGCAGAGCCCGACGAGACTCTGCGCGAGCTCTCGGTCAAGAAAGCGAACTACGCTCAGAAGGGCCAGCCGATTCGGTTGAAGTGGGCCGATGGTGTCTTTGAGCGGCAGCCCGATAGGCAGGGGCTCCAGACCGCCGACCGTGACATGCGGGCCGAGTTGGTCTTCATGTCGCTTCTTCGCTGGCATGAGCAGCACGGCATGAATGTGAGCCCAAAGCCGTCCACGTCGTATGCGCCGGCCGTGTTCGCTCGACACAGCGACGCAGACGGTGTCACGAAGCGCGCTTTCACGCGAGCCATGGAACGATTGCTTAGCTCCAGGAAGATCCGCATCGAGACAATCGGACCCGCGTCACGCCAGACTACTCGGTTGAGCGCGTATGCCGAGTAG